DNA sequence from the Uloborus diversus isolate 005 chromosome 1, Udiv.v.3.1, whole genome shotgun sequence genome:
CAACTGCAAAATCAGAACTTTTTAGATTGCTTTGAAAACATATTCATTCGCCTTTTCATGACTGTGTTCATCAACCTAGCTTTtacccacttaaaattttgttgatgaaaTGCATTGCGTATTTTACATGGTCCTGTTTTCTGCTTCAGTGCTGTTCTCCTGATTTAAACTCATAAATAAAGGATTGTTAGAATATTTATACAAATACTCCAATATTGTATTGAACGGCTCCAGTGGTTTGTGAGGATTGGAATAATTACAATCTGTTTCTTCATTTGGTTCATCAGTAATGACTTGTGGATTTCCCATTTCGTCGTCACTCGTTTGTGGAGGAACAAAATCCTGAAATATATATTCTGAGTTTTCATCATAATAATAATTACCGTCTTCATTCACAAAGTCATCGAAATACATAACGTCTAAGTCATCTTCATTTTCCTCTTTATATTCACCTTCatcttcattttgatttttatatttatattcattttcatCTTCATATTCATCTTCATCAATGTTGTCTTCTTCGTAGTATTCTTTCTCCCCACCGTCTTTTGGTTCCGTTTCAATGTATGTTTTGTGTTTCGTCGAAGTTTCAGTACTATTCTCTGAAAGTAATTCAGGGTTGACTTTTGGTTTCACAGAAGATTCCTCGGAGTTTCTTTTGTTTTCCTCAGAATTTCTTTCATTTCCCTCAGAACTTCTTTTGTTTTCCTCAGAACTTCTTTTGTTTTCCTCagaatttcttttgttttcctcagaatttcttttattttcctcaGAACTTCTTTTGTTTTCCtcagaacttttgttttcctcAGAACTTCTTTTGTTTTCCTTGGAACTGCTTTTGTTTTCCTCAGAACTTCTTTTGTTTTCCTCGGAACTGCTTTTGTTTTCCTCGGAACTTCTTTTGCTTTCCTCAGAACTTCTTTTGTTTTCCTCGGAACTTCTTTTGTTTTCCTCAGAACTGCTTTTGTTTTCCACAGAACTTCTTTTGTTTTCATCagaatttcttttgttttcctcAGAACTGCTTTTGTTTTCCTCAGAACTTCTTTTGTTTCCCTCAGAACTTTGTTTTTCCTCAGAACTATTGAATAAGTTGTTTGAGTTTGCTTTGCTTTCAGAGTTTTCCTTACTGTCTGTCAGTCTTTCCTTTCCGTTAACGTCGGAAGAACCGTCTTTAGGTTCCTTCTCTTCGTCATAGAGTTCGCTTTCGTGCGGcataaaattatttccttttatttgatCTTCCTGAGTTCTATGTGATTCGTTTTCTTCAGTTGAATCTAATTCGTCTTCAGAATCTTCATTCTCATTGTCTGAGGAAGAATAATATGTCGATTCATGTACGTCAAATTGTTTTTTTGCAGTATTTCCAGACAAAGACTTTTCGTCCACTTGAGTTTCTTGTGGTTCTCCAACGTCATTTCTTTCTCCGGAAAATACAAAATCCGAATTGTGATCAGTTTTTTGGATGGGACCTGCACCTCCAAGTTGTGATGCAGGATTATTCTCTGAAATATTTTCCTCGTGTTTCCTTGTCATTTCTGGATCATTTTCACCTTCCAGTGACTCTCTTTTTTCTAATTCATCATTCTTGTCGAAAGCAACATCAGGATTCGAGTCTGCTGATTGAGAGTGTTCTTCACTTTTGCTTATTGACTTCAGTTTTGTCTCTGACACTCCTTCCTCATCTTGTTTCGATTCTTCAGAAATGTGCTGAGGATTCTGAGTACTTTCGCCAATAATTTTATCATCACTATCAAAATCTACATCAGGATTCTCACCAACAGATCGATAATgatcttcttttcttttaatagaGTCGCAGCTGTCAGTTCTGCATTCCTCATTGCTTGTTGAAAACTGGTTTTTACTAAATGTGGACCGCTGACTGTCTTTTTTTATGTCATTGGAATTTTCTGaagtttcattattttcctctGGGTCCAACTTGtatataaatgaaagaaaatactCAAAGATTTTCGAGAAATCCCATACGTCTTCTGTGCTTTTTGTTCCATTTATGCTACTGTTTTTCGCTAATTGTTCATTATCTGTGCTGTTAGCATCTGGGTTGTCTTCGATCTTTTCTGTCTGTGATGCTTGATGAGTTTTACTTTCAGAACCAGGGTTTTTCGTTgcattcaaatttttactttggtTTTCCACAGGCACTTTtgtaaataaatcaaaaacttCATCGTGGACATGAAATTCGTGATTTCTCCCAGAGAGATTGTGATGGCTCGAATTTTCATGAGAAAACACTCTTTCAAGAAGCCAAACtgtaaaacaagaaaattatttaagtattttttaaatttcgaagcaTTAGCATAAATACTGAAATGCGCATTAAGGGGTCCTTTTCTTCTATACTTAACGATATTTGAATGTCTCAGCTTTATTTTTCTTAAGTTagtgaatcaaaataaaatgtaaaaaattataaaaaagaaattttcaaattatttcaaaaaaaaaaaaaaacaaattaaaaatttgaatgaagACTATTGGTAGATTTTGTAAATTATTTGAGTTAATTGCTAAATTATCTCTCTCTCAAATCtcgtctttcatttttttttctttttttgaaatacgtTACCGGATGGAGTGTGTAGTGTGATCTGAGcagctttttattttaaacattcactTGTTGGGTTTATTTTAAgacattttgtaatgaaattttgatggaaaactgaattttttttttttttttgagaaatattatgtagaggaatgtgggccaaagtgaaatagcgggccaaagtgaaatggtgaaatatttactttgcttttaacgccacctatctagtaatattttaactatgcagtaacacatgtagtctgttCCAGTCAAGAAAAGTTTACCTCCGAAAATTaaggaatatgataatacaagcaattttccaaaattgatactcaaattgtaatattttaaagtaagttgataattatttttgttgctattGAATGATAAgtacttgttattaacatttcaaatattaattgataccTAATAATATTtcgtgcagtatttatttgcttaattttaagcttatttttattttaaatgctttgctcaattagtcaaatgcatgcgggacaaagtgaattGGTTCATTTCATTTGCTTATTCAGTCCTTTTTTCGAATTACCTACGTATTCGTTTATTAtctcatttacattccttcattcaataattcccttgtatttattcattcatccacttgttttcttattcattcgctATTTTAGTCActcttattttttctcatatattcacttatttatttctttattcgcttattgtttcatttccttttcatttattcattcattcttttatttactcatttctttgatcaaaaatatgtttaataagCGAAGAAACAATATTGcattagaaaaatatcttatttttcactttgctccatgaaaagaagaagtgaaaaattttctaCCGTTTTTTGGCGGTACAAATTTATCgccaaaaataaacaataatgtttcaatgcaagttttattacaaaatacgtatattgttctttctttatgtaccgtaattttcagaacacatTTCCAATTTATGcatcttgaaaaaagtaagtcatcttaactatttccctttgccccacattctcctacgtaaagaattttttttaactaaaacggAAATACTTTTGGCTAGTCCAGTGaaaatttcttacaaaatttgGTTTTATATACAGTAACCAACAAGACTCTAAATCATTTTGAAGCAGTCGCAAGACTGACAATGCTGTATTTATGAGAGAATGTGAGAAAAACAGTTTCCTAACATTGCAGTAAGAATCTATTTCCAAGATAAAAATTTcttattataaaattgaaatttatgaaaTTCATTAACCAGAGAAAACTTTATTTGATTAAGTCTACTCAGACGGCTCAGGTACGGTCTTTTGAGCTATTTTGTAAAACTaacaattgaaattaataatttattaaaaacttaattatttctgaatattataaaagaaaaaggataATACGGATATGTTTTTCATATAActgtttaataatatttaattttaatgttagtgattttttgaaattgttatacagttacaaacatttttaaacgTAAATTCACTTGCAATTAGCTGAgggtggggcacagtgagacgaaaattttaaaattcaagtaatTTGGAAACTCTGATTTTAtcagaaattttttacagtggatTTGTAATGCAGCTTAAGTATACAAACTtttgagacacaaaaaaaaaaaaaaaaatcatttctatttaaagtttttgagataatacaaaaaaagaaacgtaaaatgttgtctcactgtaccccacgTATAGGGCACAGTGAGACAACATACAAGGCACAGAGAGACAGCATATAGGGTTAAGTAAAACATAATATGTTCAacgttaaaatcaaaattaaaaatataaagaaaaaacaattcaagtTTCATCatacattcaaataaaaatttaatttcaaattacaaaaaaaatattgatttcgcttagtattatttcttttcgtaggaactgttattaacaatttaatacttttatttggaACGGATGCAACATCTGGTACAAATGGTCAAATAGAAACAGATAAAATGGTTTAACTTCGCGCTACCAGCTAAGGTACAGGTCCTCATTGTCATCAGTTACCCTTAAAACATttccaacataaaaaaaaaaatctgtttgatGTCaattacactgcaaataatcaaacactttttgaacactatttgcacacgtacacttgtcccctttttaagaacactatttttgtaatagttattagaaccgttttgtgaacacatgtcatgatactttttgaacacgtacacttgtcccctttttcagaacactttttccggtcagttttcaaaacacttctagaaacactgttcggaacatgtatatactttttagcgcactttttagacatttcatggatagtgttaaagaatgtttttttaacacttgcgctaaacattttgtgccacacgttttagtacagtttttaggatatgtttcggaacaattaccgatcactaatatcctcccggaatgtgtgctacccaagtataaaagaagcttataaaaagaaaaaatactcactaaattcatttttgttgagactgcaggcttgatgatgggtttagACTTTGAGcgaatatgattattaatcttcattattagtatgaaaatgtaaaatctaatagcatctcaaaaccaattgaatagtttacagcaaaatgacaaacgagcaaaaaaagtagcaggaaattgtagtacaaaatcatatttactacagaaatgacaactaagtttgaaatataaatttccataaataaattttcaaatccaATCAAtagtgtaaaaagtaaacaaaaatgtgtcaaatacaaatggttatataaattaatttagaaaaaaaaaagttcctcaagaacaaaaacttttttattactgtctataaTTCTAATTTGTTTACGTCCCTACTACTTAGCTACTCAGTAGTTCTACTGCTCGGTTTATGATCAATGACCATTAAAGAAAGCAGTGTTTTTTTTATACCAttgaaatgcaatgaaattctttaacaactaatcatttctgtgaaacttcactgcaaagatggaattaccaagtagttagtatttagtttttcttccttgtgcaaagtataggagtaaatgcattaaattaaagaaaaccaatttcatttgaattaggccaaaaaattccatttaacacattcccagatgtatgtttagtgttttcgacCCGTCTGCAACTGCATATGAATGTACGGGCAATCGAAATGACCATTTTCGATAATTACTTAattcattatcacgagttttctcgtgacgtcagtaagtacgtatgtatcagaggtgaattcgtaaatgGTTCAGTACCAGAAACGCTaatgataaatgattgaatgacgatttttggccagttttgtgtggaagcggaattatttttcttgaaaagtaacggcGTTCCAGAAGACCAAGCACAAATTCACCCCTGGTTttaatgtatctcgcataactgaaaaactgtatgccgtaataagttaaaattttgtgtttagactgagtggagtctggttgtgcacctccgtttttggtgtgcacagaggttccaaaagaagcgtttacactttttctttttttgagccaaatcggtgtaaatttcaatgacgactaagaagcatatttttctcgattatgcTTGATTCGATTGAATAGTATCTACCAGACACGTAGCGAGACATTTTCTTCTGGgtggagtaaaggaaatttctggcttcaCTTTTGGTTGATAAAATTCGTTCGAATCGAATCATCAATTATGTTGGTTGAATGTACCCCTGAAATCATGTTATGAATGGACGCCCACTTGGTGAAAAATTGAGCTACAAACATTTCACTAGGTACTGTTTCTAAATTGTTCTTTCAGTATGATTTTTTGGGaaaattacttctggaataaaattttgtgaaaatccgattattaggttgatcaaaagttattaaacgtaacttgtcttttttttttaatgtcacattcaactcgattgtgttcaactcgatggaatgctatctaccagtagcgtagtgcaaaatttcaactggatgaggcaatgctttggctgtgctattggtagatacaatctTATTCTATTGGATCGAATTATTTTTGAGTTGAATGGGCcactttaacttaaaaattttcagttgcacttgaattttttcaatagtgcaattttctttaaataaaaacacgagttcacagaaattcctggtcaaacttgcttaattatactttgaaatacagagtgctgtttaaaaagttaaattgtctcaaggaagaaataagatccctaatgcagctaaaaattaaaacacattttaaactgatgcacttagaacctctgaactcctattttgcagtttactaaacacatcttgtcgtaaaacaaaatatttttaaaattaacctaattgatataaatacacattttaaaatttacatcccATTGCTGAAAGTAGTATTGCGGAATCATCATCGTTAttgggcaaaagtttaattaattcaGTGTTGGTCAAATTtgacttattttatttcagtcgaacgtttaatttaatttagtgtggtaggttcattgtttcaaagcttttaaaaatacgaaaaaaatgaatttcagtttcaaatgtctgtaaatttaaatacaaacgacGTCAGCAAAAAGTCTTACGTAACTCGAGCTTGAACAAaagtatgttcatttcttttcaataaaaggaaatcttgaaatgcatctgcagaaatcgtttacAGTTTTGCTACTTAACAGTCatttactcaatattttttaattaatatatttgactcatgtacagattttaaaatttatatcatattgctggacagttgtattgcagaatcctcgtttttacatgcaagtcgattctattgtaaaattccataaaaatttatttaaagctattttttacatttataaaatttatcagttgaacacaaataatatatgtcccctttaacactaaattctcttggaaaatatttttgtagaattagacccccctccctcctcccttcccttttatcatcaaatatagctgaaatgtttttaagatatcagtttttttgttttaatttacggcgagattctccgagtctccttcctctaacgtcttcaagttcagcttaaaactatacttttaaaattaaattttgaaacattgaggttggatatccccttaagtcccctaaaaatgttcttaattcttcacctctgaaTCGTTTTCGGAAGGGATCATTCATGGTAACTCTTACCCTTATAGTTTACTAAAGAccaatctaaaattgcaattttaaaactccagtttaattcattttttagccCCAACCCCCTTCGTTTTATCACCTTTACATTacccaaagacagcttaaacgttattttcaaagcatcaactccaacaaatatctcgggaaggtatccctacacctttgcccgaacattaaaaatatggctgAAAATTGCGTTACTAAAGctaaaattagactttttttttaattaaaagccctgaAATTCCGAGTATTCCAGTCTGTGGCCCCCTGAGCCTCTcgtttatagtgttaaatagtttgtatgaaatatatgtataatattgaaatattcctttaatatctgcaacagaatgaactttttacttatccaataattacacgtttttcgtcaaaattttcatcatatgttatttaattttagttcatcaagttgtacatttttcttaaataggacgctgtcatttttcaaaatatgaagttttttattaacgtgtcgaacagcaaattgaaaaatttatttaaataaggcaaaaaaaaaaaaaaaaggtaaatttctcagaattatcttctaaaccggtgattttaaacattttgtttcccagtcctttttttgaataattccaggcccgatatatgtactgagacacacatacatttatacaagcctatataagctttagtagtttcagaaatcagatgACATAGCTaatataactttttgcatatatttcgagctcagagtagaaattgaaacatcatttttttgctttgcatttgtgttaaaattaaattgtgagactcgaatttcagaaattaataaagtgtaacaaataacaataaaggttagggatccttgttccaagcataatcaATGATCAAACATCTGGattaaaattgtataatttttaaatttagttatttagattcttctacaacttaaacagtatcatgaataaaagtttatttaaaacaaaatgtgaatgctcagagatgtacaagtgcttaatgtacaaatgctaacgcataatgtacacaaaatatggagctcaacgACCTGCGAGtgctaaatcaattttcaaatgtttaagcatattgtaatgaatagtaatggaaataagtaacttgcgttaaattattccaaaccagaccaaaacagttacagatgaaaattctgaaatcgacatcaatttttactaatactttctgtgtagcttcgcagaatttggtacacgtgatgaaatacgtcacaatttcgtagcacaaagttctttcaattaagtttatgagtgagagtattgaaaaaatataacaaaatttacagtaaaaataacgtcatttaatttaatagtgtatacatacagtatatagtacaaccaaccaatcttcATAGCCATTCTCATtacagcaaagaaagcaatgattttacatgtgtgcccaaatgtgaccaaaTATGTTTgcaaatgtgttgacgaaccatctgctgcctggactcgtgtgttggcactagaggttcagtatccagaacacattcggAACACTTTCCTTCTGACGGAGCTTATTCAGAATACTTCATAGCTCACATTCACATgttaggatcactttttctgaaacaaagtgttccgaattgtgcaggtttatttgcagtgtactAACAGAATTTCAAGTGTCCCATGATGTAGCTCTTCAAAGTCCAGAAGGTAGATTTTCGCGCATGTCAATACGGTCCGATAAAATATGAGAtccccattttaattttttctacctcATCAGTTGTGTCAAATAGatctaaatttttttctacattttcgacggttttttttaattttatttatttctctagtTTTATGTTTTCTTATTCCAAAATTTGTTTTCCAAGAGTATCACTTGCAATGATATTTTTACCCtttttatgctcttttttttataactaaaccTTTTCTCTCTTCGGTTTTTGGATATCCTTTGTTCTGAAACTCTAAGTAAGAAAATACTCACTGCTACACAAGAGCAAGAGTGCTCTTTTGTATCAGTTTCATCTATGACTTACAGATTATTATGATCTACTTTATCTGAAATGTTACTTGGAATCAGAAAGTAAGTTACCAACGAATTTCTCATGGAATCGTTAGGAAATGTCCCTACTTTCGCCTTACGTGGTTTGATTCCTATTGATTTAGATGGTCGTTATGCATGCAATTTTTCATTGATGAATATGATAATAATAAACTTCAATTATATTTGTAGAAATCCATATTTATTCTGACAAATTTTGAAGTACTATCATATCGAATCACTTAAATATAAGTCAGTTataaaaagtgatgaaaaatagATTGgactttttaagaatttttaccaGAATTAGTTTCTTGATCATCCTCAGTTTAAACAAGAAGCTCCGTtaaaaactaaacgagcctactctCTAGTATACCAATAcgaactttctagtatctgatcaatattctcaaaattagctaaaatcacaaattacTTCAAACAtagcttttaaacattttaagccgATTTCTATAACTAAAacatgcctcgctcatctaaagaaatagatgcgtaaaaaataaataaacgaaaaaataaagttgtagcagcttttaaacaaagcagccaatatattttttccataaaaaaaatctttaaccgcttttaaaaggagaaaaaaggtttaaaaaataataaccacattaaaaaatataaaagcagtttttactcaagcgaaaaaaattttttttttctctttactttcaaaatatttgtcatactatcactttgccccatatcGTGGGACAAAATGACAGTTCGAATTTTTTAGTCTCATCATTTCATGGTTTGTACAACAACTGCTCTCTTGAAGCGTTCtcttaaaactatttcattttcaacCAATAAACCATACTGTACTTTCATTATTTGAACACTATATTTTAATCctcaattatttttataagaaattattttattgcaactgAGGAAGGTCATCTGAATGATAAATATTTGGTCTTAATAGATAAATTTCGCTTAATATGGACACGTAActctctttttttcttgaaataaaatagtGTGCAAGAAATATTAGTTAacctttttcagtaaattaccgccctatagccagggcttaggaggaaatgcatgaaatacaccgccagctcagtcattccagccgagggctgcagtttcatgcttattagcactcatcagcccgacataggaattGATtgcgctggaggtggaaaacct
Encoded proteins:
- the LOC129218516 gene encoding DNA ligase 1-like translates to MASYKHAILILLTIVWLLERVFSHENSSHHNLSGRNHEFHVHDEVFDLFTKVPVENQSKNLNATKNPGSESKTHQASQTEKIEDNPDANSTDNEQLAKNSSINGTKSTEDVWDFSKIFEYFLSFIYKLDPEENNETSENSNDIKKDSQRSTFSKNQFSTSNEECRTDSCDSIKRKEDHYRSVGENPDVDFDSDDKIIGESTQNPQHISEESKQDEEGVSETKLKSISKSEEHSQSADSNPDVAFDKNDELEKRESLEGENDPEMTRKHEENISENNPASQLGGAGPIQKTDHNSDFVFSGERNDVGEPQETQVDEKSLSGNTAKKQFDVHESTYYSSSDNENEDSEDELDSTEENESHRTQEDQIKGNNFMPHESELYDEEKEPKDGSSDVNGKERLTDSKENSESKANSNNLFNSSEEKQSSEGNKRSSEENKSSSEENKRNSDENKRSSVENKSSSEENKRSSEENKRSSEESKRSSEENKSSSEENKRSSEENKSSSKENKRSSEENKSSEENKRSSEENKRNSEENKRNSEENKRSSEENKRSSEGNERNSEENKRNSEESSVKPKVNPELLSENSTETSTKHKTYIETEPKDGGEKEYYEEDNIDEDEYEDENEYKYKNQNEDEGEYKEENEDDLDVMYFDDFVNEDGNYYYDENSEYIFQDFVPPQTSDDEMGNPQVITDEPNEETDCNYSNPHKPLEPFNTILEYLYKYSNNPLFMSLNQENSTEAENRTM